The Bos indicus x Bos taurus breed Angus x Brahman F1 hybrid chromosome 15, Bos_hybrid_MaternalHap_v2.0, whole genome shotgun sequence genome includes a window with the following:
- the FOLR2 gene encoding folate receptor beta isoform X1, with the protein MPWKLTPLLLFLGWMTSVCSARTRTDLLNVCMDAKHHKAEPGPEDKLHNQCTPWKKNACCSARVSQELHKDTSSLYNFTWDHCGKMEPACQRHFIQDNCLYECSPNLGPWIQEVNQKWRKERFLNVPLCKEDCQSWWEDCRTSYTCKSNWHRGWDWTSGSNKCPTGTICRTFEAYFPTPAALCEGLWSHSYKLSNYSRGSGRCIQMWFDPAQGNPNEEVARFYALALTAEAWPQGIRPLLLCLALMLSLWLHD; encoded by the exons ATGCCCTGGAAACTGACACCACTTCTGCTTTTTCTGGGTTGGATGACCTCTGTGTGCAGTGCCCGGACCCGGACAGACCTGCTCAACGTCTGCATGGATGCCAAGCACCACAAGGCAGAACCCGGCCCTGAGGACAAGCTGCACAACCAA tgcaCCCCCTGGAAGAAGAACGCCTGCTGCTCTGCCAGAGTCAGCCAGGAGCTGCACAAGGACACCTCCTCCTTGTATAACTTTACCTGGGACCACTGTGGCAAGAtggaacccgcctgccagcgcCACTTCATTCAGGACAACTGTTTGTACGAGTGCTCACCCAATCTGGGGCCCTGGATCCAGGAG GTGAACCAGAAGTGGCGCAAAGAACGGTTCCTGAACGTGCCCCTGTGCAAAGAGGACTGTCAGAGCTGGTGGGAAGACTGCCGCACCTCCTACACCTGCAAGAGCAACTGGCACAGAGGCTGGGACTGGACCTCAG GATCTAACAAGTGTCCAACTGGGACCATCTGCCGCACATTTGAGGCCTACTTCCCCACACCTGCAGCCCTGTGTGAGGGTCTCTGGAGTCATTCCTACAAGCTCAGCAATTACAGCCGGGGCAGTGGCCGCTGCATCCAGATGTGGTTCGACCCTGCCCAGGGCAACCCCAATGAGGAGGTGGCGAGATTCTATGCCTTGGCCTTGACTGCTGAGGCCTGGCCCCAGGGTATTAGACCTCTCTTGCTCTGCCTGGCCCTGATGCTGTCACTCTGGCTCCATGACTGA
- the FOLR2 gene encoding folate receptor beta isoform X2 — protein sequence MDAKHHKAEPGPEDKLHNQCTPWKKNACCSARVSQELHKDTSSLYNFTWDHCGKMEPACQRHFIQDNCLYECSPNLGPWIQEVNQKWRKERFLNVPLCKEDCQSWWEDCRTSYTCKSNWHRGWDWTSGSNKCPTGTICRTFEAYFPTPAALCEGLWSHSYKLSNYSRGSGRCIQMWFDPAQGNPNEEVARFYALALTAEAWPQGIRPLLLCLALMLSLWLHD from the exons ATGGATGCCAAGCACCACAAGGCAGAACCCGGCCCTGAGGACAAGCTGCACAACCAA tgcaCCCCCTGGAAGAAGAACGCCTGCTGCTCTGCCAGAGTCAGCCAGGAGCTGCACAAGGACACCTCCTCCTTGTATAACTTTACCTGGGACCACTGTGGCAAGAtggaacccgcctgccagcgcCACTTCATTCAGGACAACTGTTTGTACGAGTGCTCACCCAATCTGGGGCCCTGGATCCAGGAG GTGAACCAGAAGTGGCGCAAAGAACGGTTCCTGAACGTGCCCCTGTGCAAAGAGGACTGTCAGAGCTGGTGGGAAGACTGCCGCACCTCCTACACCTGCAAGAGCAACTGGCACAGAGGCTGGGACTGGACCTCAG GATCTAACAAGTGTCCAACTGGGACCATCTGCCGCACATTTGAGGCCTACTTCCCCACACCTGCAGCCCTGTGTGAGGGTCTCTGGAGTCATTCCTACAAGCTCAGCAATTACAGCCGGGGCAGTGGCCGCTGCATCCAGATGTGGTTCGACCCTGCCCAGGGCAACCCCAATGAGGAGGTGGCGAGATTCTATGCCTTGGCCTTGACTGCTGAGGCCTGGCCCCAGGGTATTAGACCTCTCTTGCTCTGCCTGGCCCTGATGCTGTCACTCTGGCTCCATGACTGA